Within Paralichthys olivaceus isolate ysfri-2021 chromosome 14, ASM2471397v2, whole genome shotgun sequence, the genomic segment TAGGTTCTCAATCGGTGGTTTGACTCAGAGCCACTGAGAGCGACGCTGGCTACTGATGCTGTGATCGGAGCCATGACCAGTCCAAGTAATCCTGGTAGTGGGTGAGACACATATGAAGGCaccctgtgacacacacacacacacacacacacacacacacacacacacacacacacacacacacacacacacacacactcacactcacacaattaACTGCAAAGGATTCACAATGGCCTCCAAAAAGGTGAATTGTATGTTCTTGTCTTGAAGGTATGTGCTTTTACACCATGTGATGGGAGAactggagaaggagaaaggagCATGGGGTTATGTGGAGGGCGGAATGGGAGGCGTGTCTCAGGCTATTGCCAGCGCTGCTCAATCCTACGGggttgacattttcactgagaaGGTAGAAATAAATATTGTTGAATTGTTGCAGTTAATTTTGTGCGTTGATACAAATCAAATTCTAACAagtgtattttttacatttatgcaTACACATCTAAATTTTGCAGGATGTAGCGCAGGTCCTTGTTGGTTCGAATGGTGCTGCCAGTGGGGTGGTGCTAAAAGATGGCACAGAGATCTCCAGTAAAGTAGTTTTATCAAATGCTACACCATATCTCACTTTCAAAAACCTCACGCCACAGGTAACAGAGAAATATAAACACACCTAACCATGCCAAGAGATAATATTCTTAACTTTATtctgatttcctgtttttcattGTAGGCtgcactttctccagagtttatcAAAGCCGTTGACCAGATAGACTACACATCGCCTGTCACCAAGATCAATGGTAAATCTATAATTCTACTCCACAAATACTAAAGAGAAAAAAGTTCAAGTAGCTTGTAACTGAATTTTTTGTAAGTATTTTGtggatgtgaaaatgtgttttttatatttccagtGGTACATGGTAGTTTCAGATTTCCACGTAAaagatcagattttaaaataaaggtttggAAAGTAAAAAGTAAGAATGGCAGAGTATATACTGAACatcaaaactaaaatgaaatgataagaAACAAAAAGGTCGTATTCAAATGTCAATCCCCTGAACATTGTTTGGGTAAAGTTTGGAGGGGGAGTGGAAGATGGGTTTTGGAGGAGTAACCggacatgcaaacaaacacacacacacacacacacacacacacaaaccactctCTAATTAAGATGTAGGATTTTTGCAGCATAAGATCAGGTCACTGCCTCGTTCCTGAAGTTTGAAAGTTTATAAAACTGTAAAGCACAAATATCTGTTAAACATAATCATAGTCTTCTCTGTTTTAAGGAAATGATCTTAGCTTTAGGGTGAAGGAATGGAGCAGTTTGAAGCACAACATGCTGCATGAGTTACCCCAATCTTAATTCAAGGTGGAGATACATTATCTTAGAATGAACACTGATTCCATGTCATTTTGCTTGTCGTCTTTACAGTGGCCGTGGACAAACTACCAAACTTCTTAGCATCTCCTACACCGGATGATAAACCTGGACCCCACCATCAGTGCTCCATTCATCTCAACTGTGAAAGTGTAGAGGTGCTGGAGACGGCATACAAAGAGGCCATGAATGGACGTCCCTCAGTGAGGTACATGCAGTATATCTCCACCATGGACCAGCACATTATAGGGGTAAAGATGCCTGGGCTTCAAGCTTAAGCAGTACTTCCAAAGAAAAAGCTAAAGTAGCTTCAAAACCTTCAATCaagttgtatttgtttatcaaCTATTAactaaataacaatatttacaacactcATGAGAAGAGACAGTGTCTAGTTTAAATGGAGAGGTGtatcaaagtttaaaatgttttaaatatattatatatgtataatgtaGAGATATACAGATCTGTCTCAACACCTCACCCCCCCTCCACTCTCCACCACCTCCGCCCATCATGCTCCCCTCCTCTTACAGACCCATGCTGGAGATGACCATCCCCTCAGTGCTGGATCCTACTCTGGCTCCCCCTGGCTGCCACGTTGTGTCGCTGTTCACCCAATTCACCCCTTACCACATAGAAGGCAGAGAGTGGACTGACCAGGACAGAGAAGCCTTTGCAGACACCGGttagacataaaaaaaatcctccagGATTTCTTATAGCTCCGTGGGCTGAAATTGTGATTTACTGCTACATTAATAATTACTAAGTGCACAAGTTCTAGCATGTTTTGCTTGAAGCTGAACCTAAACATGTGTTTTGAATTTATTAATGGAAACTTTTACATAAACTTTTGTTTAAATGATAACATTTCTTTTCcaataacaaacaaatgatACTAAAAGGGTAGACTTACAATGTATTATGACTGATCTGATgaagtatgtgtttgtgtgtcctttCAGCATTTGACTGGGTGGAGCAGTATGCCCCAGGGTTTAAAAAGTCTGTTGTGGGAAGAGACATCTTGGCTCCGCCCGACCTGGAGAGGATCTTTGGGCTCACTGGAGGGGTAAAGTAATTTTGCATATTGTAGAACTAAGCAGCAGGTTTTAAATATTGATACTCATCTTATTTGTTTAATACAACCAACGGATAAGTGGACTGGGAAGTATTCAAATCTTCTGCAGCGATCTGTCTGTCACTCTCCACTCAGGCACATACGTGTTGTATACACTGTTAATGGTTACAAATGGTTTTACTGCAACACAgaatcagtcagaatcaaagtTCACATCATCTGTGTAAAGTGATACTAACTCGCCCAGTGGTGTTTGCTTCTATATCTGAGGACAGAGGAAGTGGCAGGGTCTCTTTCTCATAATGATTAAAAGATCAATAAAAAGAgataagaaagaaaagtaaatatttctgtcttttctttacaGAATATCTTTCATGGATCAATGTCCCTGGACCAGCTGTACCTAGCACGACCTTTGCCCTTTCTCTCAGACTATCGTTCACCAATTAAAGGGCTATATCTGTGTGGCAGTGGCTGTCATCCAGGTTTGCTTTAAATGTTCAACCCTAAGATGAGCACTGACTGTTGTCAATTATGTGGTTGTAGTAAAGGTGCAATCATTACTGCTTTGTTGTCTTGTGTTAGAAGTCAATGAACCTTTGACCATTCTGATGAAATCTTATCCTCAGTGCTAATGATAAAGTAATGAAATAATTTGGTGATGTCAGGTGGTTGAGTTAGCTGCTTCTGATTTTTCTACACAGAGCGAGGTtgattaattcatattttgtatgtttcatGCTTCTTTAGGTGGTGGCGTGATGGGCTCTCCCGGATGGAACGCAGCGCTCACTGTCATCGCTGACCTGAAACGTCACTGAAACAACTGACAGCATCAGTGCCTGGTCTATTCAACAACATTGAAATTCTTTTTATATCTGATTCATGTGAATTTGACTGATTCTGTGCCAGAAAAACACTCTTTTTTTACTAGCAACACTCCTGATATTAAACATTAGTGCAGTAATACTACACAATCTCCTAGTGTGATCCCATGTAACTGAGAAAGCAGAAAATCACCAAAGTGTATTTGACAATAGCTGATACTTGAAATCATTATAAAAATGATAACTGAGCTTTTATAacctttttcaaataaaatctaatgATTGCAAGCAAATGGGTCGTTTTCcttgaaaaatgtattcaccCTAATGGGACTGATTAGTTATTTTATGTAATTAATGTAGAAAACCAATAGATAttttcacagaggaaatgtgacAAGTGACTTGACATAATAGGAACATAACGCTAAGCTGCTCAGTAATGGATGAGCATGTACTGTCCCTTTAAGACGCAGCTCTGTGGAATTAATGGTATTagatcattattactattattattgttataatatcGAATTAACAAATAAAAGGTATTTGTATTTACACCTCATCTTTTGTTATCCACTATGATAAGTGCTGAGCCAATAATTAAAGAATGGGCATGTACTGTCCCTTGGATGCAGCTCTGTGGTATTAAATCCtccttatttttattattaataacagtAGTATTTTTATATTCCATTAACAGTAAGAGGTATTTACACCTCATCTTTTTTTAGTGGAGCTCTGAGGCATTGATATTGGCTTTCAATcctcattattgttattattattattgctgctGTTATAATGTTTAATTAGAGATTCAAGGTATTTGTATTTACATGTCATATGTTGTTAGATAAGCACCTGTCAGTAGTGGATGGGGGTGTACTGCTCCTTTGAGAAGCAGCTCTGTAGTATTAATATTAGTTTTAAAtcctcatcattattattttttattattattaatcataatcataatgtCATGGTTGAGGGTGTACTGTCCCTTTAAGACGCAGCTCAGGGTAGACCAGGAGTTTGACGTTCCGGAAGTGGACTAAACCAAAGAGTACCGCAGATTCGATACCGATTGTCCCGATCGACACAAACGTGTCAAGATCGACTACAAAAACGAACATTTGCGTGAATATTTGTTTGCGTGACACTTAAGTCGATAATGCTGGATGGTTGCGCTCATGAAGTTCACCAGAGATATCTGCAGGCTCTTGGGACTCGGGAGCGGTAAGAAACGTCCCACTTCTCAAAACTTTTTCCGAAAGTCGCTCTTAAGTTTTAAAACGATCCTCGACAGTGATAATGAAACGCGAGTGACAATCGAAACCGTGGTTGATGCGCAACACTGCGTTTATATAATGGTTCGTCTGTGGCCGATTCGTCGCTCAGTTGAGTTCTTGGTAAAACAATGAAAGTTCCCCTCCTGCCAGTTACACCCAGGCTCCCAACACTTTTCAATTCTTGGGCAGTTGGGACCATTAAGTTGTTATAATGCCGCATAATCAACACATGAATACACGAAGCAAGTAATAACAAACTAATAAGTGTGATAATACATTGTGTTGGACGAGATGTGCGTAAAAAGGCCCAAACTAACAGAGTGTGTCTCAACCGCTACATGTTGGTATGACAACAATGCCTCAAATAGGTGGTAGGAGCCCTGGACATGCTACGTGGTGCATGGTCCAGAGATATATGATCGTCTAGATGTGTATGTTTACTGTTGTGTGGATGTGTTAAATGTTCACAATGTTCGCACACATTGTTCCTCTTCTTGGTTCTCCATGTGTGTTTAGTGTCCCAGTAACACAGGCAGCAGAACGGGCTGTAGTCTTCTGATTTATACACAGTTAAAAACCACATCAGAGGCAGCTGAGCATCACACAAACCGCCTCATATCTCATCGAATCTATGTATTTGAGAGTATGGCACAGTATTTGAGAGTATACACAGTAATGGGTCCAGACTAACTCACATCAGAGTGAAAACTGActattttcctccttttttgtttcattttgtgacaAAGAGTTGTCATTTCACAAATTGTCCTGGCCCTTTACGCTCCACACAGACCCATTTGCTCTATGTTGTAGAAGCACATGGTTTACTCTGCTCATTACTGCTTTTAATGTTGTGCAAACACTTTGTCTTGAAAAGGTTGttttaaaaatcacacaaaaccCCTGACGCGAGGTTGTAGGGATTGCTTAAACGTTGAcgtcatgttctctctctctctgcactaCTCTGCACTACTCTGTAGAAGAAGTAAAAGACAAAATAGAAACCGTGAAgctgatttcctgttttaaagcTCCagtcagtgatgatgatgatgcactgTTATTTTTGCATTCCTGTGGAAAGAGCTCACCTTTCAACCCAACAGTAATCTAGGCAGCCTCCTtgaagagga encodes:
- the pyroxd2 gene encoding pyridine nucleotide-disulfide oxidoreductase domain-containing protein 2; protein product: MAAALWTHRGQRSVAVAGTATRSTCRSRSTGTALKSQYDALVIGGGHNGLVAAAYLQKGGVKTAVLERRYVLGGAAVSEEIIPGFRFSRCSYLLSLLRPHIYRDLELKKHGLKVYMRDPHAFTPMLEEGVKGAPPRSLTLGSDLAMNQTEIGKFSQKDAKAFPDFVAHLEKLAGAIQPLLDAPPVDIRDLTTGSPMKRLAAAKTLIPVAKCGLKLGRNIPDFYEIITAPIMKVLNRWFDSEPLRATLATDAVIGAMTSPSNPGSGYVLLHHVMGELEKEKGAWGYVEGGMGGVSQAIASAAQSYGVDIFTEKDVAQVLVGSNGAASGVVLKDGTEISSKVVLSNATPYLTFKNLTPQAALSPEFIKAVDQIDYTSPVTKINVAVDKLPNFLASPTPDDKPGPHHQCSIHLNCESVEVLETAYKEAMNGRPSVRPMLEMTIPSVLDPTLAPPGCHVVSLFTQFTPYHIEGREWTDQDREAFADTAFDWVEQYAPGFKKSVVGRDILAPPDLERIFGLTGGNIFHGSMSLDQLYLARPLPFLSDYRSPIKGLYLCGSGCHPGGGVMGSPGWNAALTVIADLKRH